One Paenibacillus sp. FSL W8-0186 genomic window carries:
- a CDS encoding ferredoxin family protein: protein MIELISESRCVKCNLCVSVCPTDVFDQGVNGTPVIARQDDCQTCFMCELYCPADAMYVSPFAEGREEVQEAVLEDRRLLGGYREKVGWGPGRKPVSSHEYMHQLAVRAIP, encoded by the coding sequence ATGATCGAACTGATTAGCGAGAGCCGCTGTGTGAAATGCAATCTTTGTGTCAGCGTCTGCCCAACTGACGTCTTTGATCAAGGAGTTAACGGCACTCCGGTAATTGCCCGTCAGGACGATTGCCAGACCTGCTTCATGTGCGAGCTGTATTGTCCCGCCGATGCGATGTACGTATCGCCCTTTGCGGAGGGGCGCGAGGAGGTGCAGGAAGCGGTGCTGGAGGATCGCAGGCTGCTTGGCGGCTACCGCGAGAAGGTCGGATGGGGTCCGGGGCGCAAGCCGGTGTCATCGCATGAATACATGCATCAATTGGCCGTTCGTGCGATTCCATAG